Within Vicia villosa cultivar HV-30 ecotype Madison, WI linkage group LG1, Vvil1.0, whole genome shotgun sequence, the genomic segment GATCCTTATAATTTTGCTTAACTACCTGATATAAAATGTCTTCATAATATACATAATAACATCATAACCAGATAAGTACCATGCAATAGTTTCCTGCAATATACATAACAGATTTGTTCATGACAGCTCCAACACTAACCAAATGACTTGCTCAAGACAGTTACCTAACCAAAAAACTTGCTCAAGACAGTTACCTAACCAAAAAACTTGCTCAAGACAGTTACAAACCTAACCAAGATAATTATACTACAGCTGTTCATGACAGTTACAAAAGGTCTATATAGACAACATAATTAGACTATAGCTGTTCATGCTGAGATTGTTGAGTTGGTTGGGGTTCCTGTGATGAGGATCCAATCTCAACTTGACTTGTGTTGGTTTTCTTCTGTTGACCACCCTTTTTAGTCTTGGTATTTCCACCTTTTGGGATGGCTCTGTCAGCTGCCCTCTTTCCCTTGCAACTCCTCTTGTTGTGTCCCATTGCTCCACACTTAGTACATGTGACTgttgcaaatcttctaggaaggacATGCGGATTCTTTGGTTCATCATTAGCCTTGTTCCTCATTTTCTTAGGACGACCTATGGCCCTTCTCATAATTGGTGGATTCATTTTAGATTGCTCATCCAAAGGCCAAAGCTGTGGACCATTAGTAGGGTATATAATATGGGAGTAAGTGTTCTTGTAATTACTCTTCCTACAAGAAAACAGTATCACATACAAAGAAACCAGTCATACAGTTAGAAAACAGTAACACATACAAAGAAGGCAATTACATTATAAGACAGTCACATACCTGTAATATTGAGAAACATAATCTTCTGGTTTATTCTTGTGTTGCCACATACATGTAATGGAATGACTGCAAGGGATTCCAGTTAAATCCCATTTCCTACATGCACAAGTCTCATTCTTCAAATTAACCACATAAGTGTCCCTTCCATTAGTCACACCATATATTGCCATGTCATCATCACCATGCCATGTTGGAGTCCAATGTTGTGCATCCTTCTTGTTGGTTTCAAGCACAAGTTGTATTCTGGGGCATATGTCACCACTGTAGTTAGTCATGACTTCCTTTTGCTTAGTTATCCTTTTGGTAAGGTAGTGCTTAATCCCTTCTAACAATGTGATGATTGGTTTATCCCTATATTCTAGAACTGCCCTATTAAAAGCCTCGCACATGTTGTTTACTTGAAGATCACATTTAGAATATGTTTTGAAGTGAGATCTACTCCAATAATGGGCAGGGATATCCATCATATCCTTCCATGCAGATTGCTTCATGCTCTTCATCTTTGCCATTGCCCTTTCCCATGCTGGTACAGTTGTAGCTCTAGCCGCACTCCACATTACCTCTTTGAATTCAAGCCCAGGatttttcttcttccaattcccaTATAGGTGTTTTGCACAAAGGCGTTGCTCAACATGTTCACTCACACTTTGAATAGCAGGTACCAATCCCTAACAAAATAATAGGTCAATTACAGTAACTAAATGGTCAGAAATGGAAGACAATAAAAAGTCAGTTAGAGTTTTACCTTTTGTTGGTCAGAAATGAAAACATAAGCTCTTTTGTTTATAGCTTCTAGGTCTTCCAATAAAAGTTTGATAAACCAATCCCATGAATCTTTTGTCTCAGCTTCCACAACAGCATAAGCAATAGGAAAAATTTTATTGTTTCCATCTCTCCCAACAGCAGCCATAAGTTGTCCTCCAAAGTCACCTTTCAAGAAACAGGCATCCAATCCAATCAATGGTCTACAATAATTTGCAAACCCATATTTGCAAGCCTCTAGACAGACATAAATCCTTTCAAAGACAGGGCCTTCATTTGAAGGAGAACATCTGATGACAACACTGCTATTAGGGTTAGATTTTAGTAACTCTTGGGCATAGCTTCTCAGATGGTTGAATTGGTCCATAGCAGCACCTTGTAACAAATCCATAGCCTTTCTTTTAGCTCTATATGCCTGATCACGAGATATCTTAACTCCCCATTTTTCAATGGCTTGAGCAATCAAACCTGCTGGCTTCATATCAGGGTTGTGCCTAATTATGTGACCAAACTGCTTAGCCAAATA encodes:
- the LOC131644981 gene encoding uncharacterized protein LOC131644981, yielding MSIPPSSSKTTRNIPPPSSKTTHNIPPSSTCKEDVRFCMRPSKSNYVKIRLHHRGQLVESPCKWYVNGLVSELDWEWDTDYMSYMDLEALIKDEGYINIKCMWYWNPRFSFGRGLRPLNCDNDVLKFVEDIKGFELVDVYVEHTIEETPVVEDDVDGCPNYADDEAESDVEILGNPVEVEKEHVEAEVEGGGEHVDTQEDVGSEHVQTQEDDDDRDYVASEGEVSSSSNEVNVEQPVDLDWATIIQCDEGGDKDRNSDEDDDSDVLQTPNGSGSDEEQEKFPSFKSETSKFELGMVFSNKEKIHQAVADYGLKMNKNIHVKKNDAKKMVMKCMEGCNFHMRISKRVGNQFWQVVSLNDEHNCSRTPGNRQAKTTYLAKQFGHIIRHNPDMKPAGLIAQAIEKWGVKISRDQAYRAKRKAMDLLQGAAMDQFNHLRSYAQELLKSNPNSSVVIRCSPSNEGPVFERIYVCLEACKYGFANYCRPLIGLDACFLKGDFGGQLMAAVGRDGNNKIFPIAYAVVEAETKDSWDWFIKLLLEDLEAINKRAYVFISDQQKGLVPAIQSVSEHVEQRLCAKHLYGNWKKKNPGLEFKEVMWSAARATTVPAWERAMAKMKSMKQSAWKDMMDIPAHYWSRSHFKTYSKCDLQVNNMCEAFNRAVLEYRDKPIITLLEGIKHYLTKRITKQKEVMTNYSGDICPRIQLVLETNKKDAQHWTPTWHGDDDMAIYGVTNGRDTYVVNLKNETCACRKWDLTGIPCSHSITCMWQHKNKPEDYVSQYYRKSNYKNTYSHIIYPTNGPQLWPLDEQSKMNPPIMRRAIGRPKKMRNKANDEPKNPHVLPRRFATVTCTKCGAMGHNKRSCKGKRAADRAIPKGGNTKTKKGGQQKKTNTSQVEIGSSSQEPQPTQQSQHEQL